A section of the Phaseolus vulgaris cultivar G19833 chromosome 8, P. vulgaris v2.0, whole genome shotgun sequence genome encodes:
- the LOC137827052 gene encoding callose synthase 3-like yields the protein MDVLLHEINFNFVEELKKKIGLDYNRLSRMSIVEEGAVKMAFELYGMLAGNVSPMTGENVKPAYGGEEEAFLRKVVTPIYNVIAKEAARSKKGRSKHSQWRNYDDLNEYFWSADCFRLGWPMRADADFFCLPSENSFFDKSNVVNYGAIMENRGMQFYFEDV from the exons ATGGATGTACTCCTccatgaaataaattttaattttgtggaGGAGTTGAAGAAAAAGATTGGTTTAGATTACAACCGTCTGTCCCGGATGTCAATTGTTGAAGAAGGTGCTGTGAAG ATGGCTTTTGAATTGTATGGTATGCTTGCTGGTAATGTCAGTCCGATGACTGGAGAGAATGTGAAGCCAGCTTATGGGGGTGAAGAAGAAGCATTTTTAAGGAAAGTTGTCACTCCTATCTACAACGTGATTGCTAag GAAGCTGCACGCAGCAAAAAGGGAAGGTCAAAGCATTCACAGTGGAGGAACTATGATGATTTAAATGAATATTTCTG GTCTGCTGATTGTTTTCGATTAGGTTGGCCAATGCGTGCTGATGCTGATTTCTTTTGCCTGCCTTCCGAAAACTCATTTTTTGATAAATCTAAT GTAGTCAATTACGGAGCTATCATGGAGAATCGTGGGATGCAGTTTTACTTTGAAGACGTGTGA